Proteins co-encoded in one Candidatus Margulisiibacteriota bacterium genomic window:
- a CDS encoding DUF4386 domain-containing protein, with translation MEKLSQQRVSTALRILYPLWLVFGSFSVVYVPSKLLVLGNAGETANNILSNELLFRASISGSLITQLIFIFAVLLLYRLFESVNKSQALLMVVLALVSVPIAMLNELNSVAALMLLNSPEQMMLFLNLHAQGIIIASIFWGLWLFPLGYLAYKSGYFPKVIGGFVIIAGIGYTLGSFIKLLMPGLESAISIFELMAFGEVIFLAWLVIRGAKLDR, from the coding sequence TTGGAAAAACTATCACAGCAAAGAGTTTCAACCGCTTTAAGAATCCTCTATCCCCTCTGGCTAGTATTCGGGTCATTCAGCGTTGTGTATGTACCATCGAAGCTGCTGGTTTTAGGGAACGCCGGAGAAACCGCAAACAACATATTATCGAACGAGCTACTTTTCCGAGCGAGTATTTCAGGCAGTCTCATTACCCAGCTAATTTTTATTTTTGCCGTCCTACTGTTATATCGGTTATTCGAATCAGTTAACAAGAGCCAAGCCTTACTGATGGTTGTTTTAGCTTTAGTGAGCGTGCCGATCGCCATGCTGAACGAGCTTAATAGCGTAGCCGCCCTAATGCTGCTCAATTCTCCGGAACAAATGATGTTATTTTTGAACTTACACGCCCAAGGAATTATCATTGCCTCAATCTTCTGGGGCTTATGGCTTTTCCCGCTTGGTTATCTTGCTTACAAATCAGGTTATTTCCCCAAGGTTATTGGCGGTTTTGTTATTATCGCTGGAATTGGGTATACCTTGGGATCGTTTATTAAGTTACTCATGCCGGGATTAGAAAGCGCGATCTCCATTTTTGAGTTGATGGCATTTGGTGAAGTGATCTTTTTAGCTTGGCTGGTAATCAGGGGAGCGAAGCTAGACAGATAA